Proteins encoded together in one Antennarius striatus isolate MH-2024 chromosome 13, ASM4005453v1, whole genome shotgun sequence window:
- the coa4 gene encoding cytochrome c oxidase assembly factor 4 homolog, mitochondrial isoform X2 translates to MTSPSPHDRSRKQDNDDEDDPVDRMISRTGCAELHYAVQECMAEHQDWRACQSQVQTFKNCMMNFQNKKKEQLGRQHPTSTQSAPS, encoded by the coding sequence ATGACTTCCCCTTCACCCCACGACCGCAGCCGTAAACAAGACAATGACGATGAGGATGACCCTGTTGATCGCATGATATCCCGCACCGGGTGTGCTGAGTTACATTATGCTGTCCAGGAGTGCATGGCTGAACACCAGGACTGGCGGGCTTGCCAGAGTCAGGTTCAGACTTTCAAAAACTGCATGATGAATTTCCAGAATAAAAAGAAGGAACAGTTGGGGAGGCAGCATCCAACTTCCACCCAGTCTGCACCGAGCTAA
- the coa4 gene encoding cytochrome c oxidase assembly factor 4 homolog, mitochondrial isoform X1, whose translation MRLFQTAHIVTTGQQKKMTSPSPHDRSRKQDNDDEDDPVDRMISRTGCAELHYAVQECMAEHQDWRACQSQVQTFKNCMMNFQNKKKEQLGRQHPTSTQSAPS comes from the exons atgagactttttcaa ACAGCCCACATTGTCACCACTGGGCAGCAAAAAAAGATGACTTCCCCTTCACCCCACGACCGCAGCCGTAAACAAGACAATGACGATGAGGATGACCCTGTTGATCGCATGATATCCCGCACCGGGTGTGCTGAGTTACATTATGCTGTCCAGGAGTGCATGGCTGAACACCAGGACTGGCGGGCTTGCCAGAGTCAGGTTCAGACTTTCAAAAACTGCATGATGAATTTCCAGAATAAAAAGAAGGAACAGTTGGGGAGGCAGCATCCAACTTCCACCCAGTCTGCACCGAGCTAA